Proteins encoded in a region of the Anguilla anguilla isolate fAngAng1 chromosome 10, fAngAng1.pri, whole genome shotgun sequence genome:
- the myl7 gene encoding myosin regulatory light chain 2, atrial isoform, with amino-acid sequence MASKKAAAKSKAAAKRSQRGSSNVFSMFEQSQIQEFKEAFSCIDQDRDGIIKLQDLKETYAQLGKLNMKDEELQEMLAEGKGPINFTVFLTLFGEKLNGTDPEDTIVAAFKLFDPNGTGFVNKDEFRRLLMNQADKFTAEEVDQAFSVAPIDVSGNIDYKSLCYIITHGDEKEES; translated from the exons ATG GCCAGCAAGAAAGCAGCCGCCAAGAGCAAGGCTGCTGCCAAGCGTTCACAGAGAGGCTCTTCCAACGTCTTCTCCATGTTTGAGCAGTCTCAGATACAGGAGTTCAAGGAG GCTTTCAGCTGCATTGATCAAGACCGAGATGGCATCATTAAATTGCAGGACCTCAAGGAAACCTATGCGCAGCTAG GGAAGCTGAACATGAAGGACGAGGAGCTGCAGGAAATGCTGGCTGAGGGCAAAGGTCCCATCAACTTCActgtctttctcactctttTTGGAGAGAAACTCAATG GCACCGACCCAGAGGATACCATCGTTGCCGCCTTCAAACTTTTCGACCCAAACGGCACAGGCTTCGTCAACAAGGATGA GTTCAGAAGACTGCTGATGAATCAGGCTGACAAATTCACGGCTGAGGAG GTGGACCAGGCCTTCTCTGTCGCTCCAATTGACGTCAGTGGCAACATTGACTACAAGTCCTTGTGTTATATCATCACACATGGAGATGAGAAGGAGGaatcatga